The Mycolicibacterium smegmatis genome has a window encoding:
- a CDS encoding DUF5336 domain-containing protein → MTYPPSSPGYPPAPQSGSQYGATQPFGKPAETAPAGESSLPQILLGVAAAAGLIAYFVSYGIEDAQFAVGAPIVQVIVVAALAGALLAGVSLLPKQKNHAGVASVLALVAFLQSVYLVILAGSDSGWAFITILVLTLIQAGAALTVLLFDSGILTPPPPKPAYEQQPQYGQYGAPSQYYGQQPGQQPGQQPGQHGQQPGQQQGQPSYQQGQRPGYPSQYGGYSAGPSTGGFPTPGSQPGGQQHGQQSGPPTPPTGFPTYGQPQQSSGPSSAPTSQVPAQPQQQQPGQQPSSPQSGQSSS, encoded by the coding sequence ATGACCTACCCGCCAAGTAGCCCCGGATATCCGCCCGCGCCGCAATCGGGGTCCCAGTACGGCGCTACCCAGCCGTTCGGCAAGCCGGCCGAAACCGCCCCCGCGGGGGAGAGCAGCCTGCCGCAGATCCTGCTCGGCGTCGCGGCGGCCGCCGGCCTGATCGCCTACTTCGTCAGCTACGGCATCGAGGACGCGCAGTTCGCCGTCGGCGCACCCATCGTGCAGGTGATCGTGGTGGCCGCCCTGGCCGGCGCCCTGCTGGCCGGCGTGAGCCTGCTTCCCAAGCAGAAGAACCACGCGGGTGTCGCCTCGGTGCTCGCGCTGGTCGCGTTCCTGCAGTCGGTGTACCTGGTGATCCTCGCCGGAAGCGATTCCGGTTGGGCGTTCATCACGATCCTGGTGCTCACGCTGATCCAGGCAGGCGCTGCCCTGACGGTGCTGCTGTTCGACTCGGGCATCCTCACCCCGCCGCCGCCGAAGCCGGCCTACGAGCAGCAGCCGCAGTACGGCCAGTACGGGGCCCCGTCGCAGTACTACGGTCAGCAGCCTGGTCAGCAGCCTGGCCAGCAGCCCGGTCAGCACGGACAACAGCCCGGCCAGCAGCAGGGGCAGCCGTCCTACCAGCAGGGGCAGCGCCCCGGTTACCCGTCGCAGTACGGCGGCTACTCGGCAGGCCCGTCCACGGGCGGTTTCCCGACGCCGGGCTCGCAGCCGGGCGGTCAGCAGCACGGTCAGCAGAGCGGCCCGCCGACGCCTCCCACCGGCTTCCCGACATACGGCCAGCCGCAGCAGTCGTCCGGTCCGTCGTCCGCGCCGACGTCGCAGGTCCCGGCTCAGCCGCAGCAGCAACAGCCCGGACAGCAGCCGTCCTCACCGCAATCCGGCCAGTCGTCGTCGTAA
- the sfnG gene encoding dimethylsulfone monooxygenase SfnG gives MTTERIADHIKFAYWVPNVSGGLVTSDIEQRTDWNYEYNKKLAQTAENNGFEYALSQVRYEASYGAEYQHESTSFSLALLLATERLKVIAAVHPGLWQPGVLAKLGATADHLSNGRFAVNVVSGWFKDEFIHLGEPWLEHDERYRRSAEFLQVLRKIWTEDNVDFRGDFYRIHDFTLKPKPVDVPGRPHPELFQGGNSTAARRNGGLYADWYFSNGKDFDGFTEQVVDVREHARTVNREVKFGLNGFIIARDTEKEAKEVLREIVAKANKPAVEGFRSAVQQAGNSTGDKKGMWADSTFEDLVQYNDGFRTQLIGTPEQIAERIAAYRKRGADLILGGFLHFQEEIEYFGAKVLPLVREIEASEQNSADEPVLVSA, from the coding sequence ATGACCACCGAACGCATTGCTGACCACATCAAGTTCGCGTACTGGGTGCCCAACGTCAGTGGCGGCCTGGTCACCAGCGACATCGAACAGCGCACCGACTGGAACTACGAGTACAACAAGAAGCTCGCGCAGACCGCGGAGAACAACGGATTCGAGTACGCGCTGAGCCAGGTGCGCTACGAGGCCAGCTACGGCGCCGAGTACCAGCACGAGTCGACGAGCTTTTCGCTCGCGCTGCTGCTGGCCACCGAACGCCTCAAGGTGATCGCCGCGGTGCACCCCGGGCTCTGGCAGCCGGGAGTGCTGGCGAAACTCGGCGCGACCGCCGACCACCTGAGCAACGGTCGCTTCGCGGTCAATGTGGTCAGTGGGTGGTTCAAGGACGAGTTCATCCACCTCGGTGAGCCGTGGCTCGAGCACGACGAGCGTTACCGGCGCAGCGCCGAGTTCCTGCAGGTCCTGCGCAAGATCTGGACCGAGGACAACGTGGACTTCCGCGGCGACTTCTACCGCATCCACGACTTCACCCTCAAGCCCAAGCCCGTCGACGTCCCAGGCCGGCCGCATCCGGAACTGTTCCAGGGCGGCAACTCCACCGCCGCGCGGCGCAACGGCGGTCTCTATGCGGACTGGTACTTCTCCAACGGCAAGGACTTCGACGGGTTCACCGAGCAGGTGGTCGACGTGCGTGAGCATGCCCGCACCGTCAACCGTGAGGTGAAGTTCGGGCTCAACGGCTTCATCATCGCCCGTGACACCGAAAAGGAAGCCAAGGAAGTGCTGCGGGAGATCGTCGCCAAGGCCAACAAGCCCGCCGTGGAAGGCTTCCGCAGTGCGGTGCAGCAGGCAGGCAACTCGACCGGTGACAAGAAGGGGATGTGGGCCGATTCGACGTTCGAGGACCTGGTCCAGTACAACGACGGCTTCCGCACGCAGCTCATCGGCACGCCCGAGCAGATCGCGGAACGCATTGCGGCGTACCGCAAACGCGGTGCGGATCTGATCCTCGGCGGGTTCCTGCACTTCCAGGAGGAAATCGAGTACTTCGGCGCCAAGGTGCTGCCGCTGGTCCGTGAAATCGAGGCGTCCGAACAGAATTCGGCCGACGAACCCGTACTGGTATCAGCTTGA
- a CDS encoding LLM class F420-dependent oxidoreductase, which translates to MDYGLVLFTSDRGITPASAAKLADDHGFTTFYVPEHTHIPIKREAAHPTTGDESLPDDRYMRTLDPWVSLGTAAAVTSRVGLSTAVALPVEHDPITLAKSIATLDHLSGGRVSLGVGFGWNTDELADHKVPAGRRRTMLREYLEAMRALWTQEEASYDGEFVNFGPSWAWPKPVQAHIPVLVGAAGNEKNFKWIARSADGWITTPRDFDIDEPVKLLQDIWAAAGREGAPQIRALDYKPDAEKLAHWRDLGVTEVVFGLPDKSEAEVAAYVERLAGKLSALV; encoded by the coding sequence ATGGACTACGGGCTCGTTCTCTTCACCAGCGACCGCGGCATCACGCCGGCCTCAGCCGCAAAACTCGCCGACGACCATGGCTTCACCACGTTCTACGTGCCTGAACACACCCACATCCCGATCAAGCGGGAGGCCGCCCACCCCACCACCGGTGACGAGTCCCTGCCCGACGACCGCTACATGCGCACGCTGGATCCGTGGGTGTCGCTGGGCACGGCCGCTGCCGTGACCTCGCGGGTGGGGTTGTCGACGGCCGTCGCGCTACCCGTCGAACACGACCCCATCACGCTGGCCAAGTCCATCGCGACACTGGACCACCTCTCCGGTGGGCGCGTATCGCTGGGTGTCGGTTTCGGTTGGAACACCGACGAACTCGCCGATCACAAGGTTCCGGCGGGCCGGCGCCGCACGATGCTGCGTGAATACCTCGAGGCCATGCGGGCGCTGTGGACACAGGAAGAGGCCTCGTACGACGGGGAATTCGTGAACTTCGGCCCGTCATGGGCGTGGCCCAAGCCGGTGCAGGCACACATCCCCGTTCTGGTGGGCGCGGCCGGGAACGAGAAGAACTTCAAGTGGATCGCCCGCAGCGCCGACGGCTGGATCACCACGCCCCGCGACTTCGACATCGACGAGCCCGTCAAACTGCTGCAGGACATCTGGGCCGCGGCCGGACGTGAGGGTGCCCCGCAGATCCGGGCGCTGGACTACAAGCCCGACGCCGAAAAGCTCGCCCACTGGCGCGATCTCGGCGTCACCGAGGTGGTGTTCGGCCTGCCCGACAAGTCGGAGGCCGAGGTCGCGGCGTACGTCGAGCGGTTGGCGGGCAAGCTCTCCGCGCTGGTCTAG
- a CDS encoding acetyl-CoA acetyltransferase, whose protein sequence is MVDPRTPVIVGVGQFTERIDLDGYRGMSSVELATEAAKAALHDCGADADTVARAIDTVAGTRQFEISGPASAPLGVSSNYPRSVARNIGADPAHAVLEVIGGQSPQHLATEFGGKIAAGENDVVLIFGSENTSTLRHFSKAENKPDHSETVDGQLEDRGYGYDGIFDEYTIRHGLIGAPVQYGLLENARRARLGLSVADYRLAMAELFAPFSKVAAKNPYSSAPTERSVEELLTVTASNRMIVDPYPRLMVARDQVNQGAALLMMSVESARKLGVPEEKWVYLRGHADMKEPKLLERADIGASPASVTAVNEALRVAGIGLDDVAAFDLYSCFPFPVFNICDGTGLATDDPRGLTLTGGLPFFGGPGNNYSMHGIAEAVNEMRDKPGQFALVGANGGIASKYSVGIYSTEPADWVADNSAQLQAEHDAQPKVAITEKADGTGTIETYTVRYDWTPHTGIIIGRLDDGSRFLAKTKDEDLVKLLSEGDPIGAKIVVTPGEKSNRAVLA, encoded by the coding sequence ATGGTCGATCCGCGTACGCCTGTCATCGTCGGCGTGGGACAGTTCACCGAACGCATCGATCTCGACGGTTATCGGGGCATGTCGTCGGTCGAGCTGGCGACCGAGGCCGCGAAGGCCGCCCTGCATGACTGCGGGGCCGACGCGGATACCGTGGCGCGCGCCATCGACACCGTGGCAGGTACCCGGCAGTTCGAGATCTCCGGCCCGGCATCGGCCCCGCTCGGCGTCTCCAGCAACTACCCGCGCTCGGTCGCGCGCAACATCGGCGCCGACCCGGCCCATGCCGTGCTCGAGGTGATCGGCGGGCAGAGCCCGCAGCACCTCGCGACGGAGTTCGGCGGCAAGATCGCGGCCGGTGAGAACGACGTCGTGCTGATCTTCGGCTCGGAGAACACCTCCACGCTGCGCCACTTCTCCAAGGCCGAGAACAAGCCGGACCACTCCGAGACCGTCGACGGGCAGTTGGAGGACCGCGGCTACGGGTACGACGGAATCTTCGACGAGTACACGATCCGCCACGGCCTGATCGGTGCCCCGGTGCAGTACGGCCTTCTGGAGAACGCCCGCCGCGCCCGCCTGGGCCTCTCGGTTGCCGACTATCGCCTCGCGATGGCCGAGCTGTTTGCCCCGTTCTCGAAAGTGGCCGCCAAGAACCCGTATTCGTCGGCGCCGACGGAGCGCTCGGTCGAGGAACTGCTCACCGTCACTGCATCGAATCGCATGATCGTCGACCCCTACCCGCGTCTGATGGTCGCGCGCGACCAGGTGAACCAGGGTGCCGCGCTGCTGATGATGTCGGTGGAATCCGCACGCAAACTCGGTGTGCCCGAAGAGAAGTGGGTGTACCTGCGCGGGCACGCCGACATGAAGGAGCCCAAGCTGCTGGAGCGCGCCGACATCGGTGCCAGCCCGGCCTCGGTGACCGCGGTGAACGAGGCGCTGCGCGTGGCCGGTATCGGCTTGGACGACGTGGCGGCCTTCGATCTGTACAGCTGCTTCCCGTTCCCGGTGTTCAACATCTGCGACGGCACAGGGCTGGCCACCGACGACCCGCGTGGCCTCACTCTCACCGGCGGACTGCCGTTCTTCGGCGGCCCGGGCAACAACTACTCGATGCACGGCATCGCCGAGGCGGTCAACGAGATGCGTGACAAGCCCGGTCAGTTCGCGCTCGTCGGCGCCAACGGCGGCATCGCCAGCAAGTACTCGGTGGGCATCTACTCGACCGAGCCCGCCGACTGGGTCGCCGACAACAGCGCGCAACTGCAGGCCGAGCACGACGCGCAGCCCAAGGTCGCCATCACCGAGAAGGCCGACGGCACAGGCACCATCGAGACCTACACCGTGCGCTACGACTGGACGCCGCACACCGGCATCATCATCGGCCGTCTCGACGACGGCAGCCGCTTCCTGGCCAAGACCAAGGACGAGGACCTGGTCAAGCTGCTCAGCGAGGGCGACCCGATCGGCGCGAAGATCGTCGTCACCCCCGGCGAGAAGAGCAACCGCGCCGTACTGGCGTAA
- a CDS encoding TetR/AcrR family transcriptional regulator, giving the protein MSISEKQEQARLDVSRHACKLFWERGVSGTSGDDIAAACGLSTRTIWRYFRSKESCVEPLLARSAERFIEVLRRWPHELSLSEHLAVNNYSHPFSPQDIEDEISAMRIATMTSSEPALRTAYLMVHDQMERGFIPVIADRLGLPETDLTVRLSAAAVTGAFRVVDEDVSRAVIVDGENVTEEQTLALIDRAIREATNGRLGGPVT; this is encoded by the coding sequence GTGAGCATCAGCGAGAAACAAGAGCAGGCCCGTCTCGACGTGTCACGGCACGCCTGCAAGCTGTTCTGGGAACGCGGGGTCTCCGGCACCAGCGGCGACGACATCGCCGCGGCGTGCGGGCTGTCGACGCGCACGATCTGGCGGTACTTCCGCTCGAAGGAGAGTTGTGTCGAACCACTGCTCGCACGGTCGGCCGAGCGGTTCATCGAGGTCCTCCGACGGTGGCCACACGAGCTGTCATTGTCGGAACACCTTGCCGTGAACAACTATTCACACCCGTTCTCACCACAGGACATCGAGGACGAGATCAGCGCGATGCGTATCGCGACCATGACCTCGTCCGAGCCTGCCCTGCGCACCGCGTATCTGATGGTCCACGACCAGATGGAACGAGGCTTCATCCCGGTGATCGCCGACCGGTTGGGCCTCCCCGAAACCGACCTCACCGTGCGACTGAGCGCGGCCGCGGTCACCGGGGCGTTCCGCGTGGTCGACGAGGACGTCAGCCGGGCAGTGATCGTCGACGGTGAGAACGTCACCGAAGAACAGACACTGGCACTCATCGACCGCGCAATCCGCGAAGCCACCAACGGCCGCCTCGGCGGACCCGTCACCTGA
- a CDS encoding S9 family peptidase, producing the protein MPLPQPISVEDFFRPPVRAAAKISPDGTRIAYLAPWQNRLNIWVENVDGSETRCVTADENRSIYIYEWTGDSRWLLYMQDTGGDEYFHVYRADPDDPAATAVDLTPFPGVRTSFELLKGRPGKVMVQLNKRTSTLMDAAELDIATGELTELAQNPGTVTNWQAGPNGDLFTSTQTAEGDIEIARWDSAAKTLRTIATYDGADYPLGIHPISVSPDGTGLWFGSNKGTDRTRLVRLDVATGEETEVDSHPSFDLATQVMLPFPLILSEATGELIGARYYGERQVIHALDPQFAAVLEGVSRLNSGDIGSLSSDSSGARWVVSFFSDRDPGVTYFYDHATGQSRKLFRPHPHLDPDTLAPMTPVTIPARDGLDLPSYLTLPVGIPQENLPMVLLVHGGPWARDCWYYQPEVQLLANRGYAVLQVNFRGSTGFGKAFTKAAIGEFAGKMHDDLIDAVDWAVKQGYADRDRVAIFGGSYGGYAALVGVTFTPDVFAAAIDYVGISSLANFMRTLPDVARPFLANNWHRYVGDHDDPVQEADMLARSPITRVDQIRAPLLVIQGANDTRVVQAESDNLVEALRARGVEVEYMVKDDEGHGFVNPENRIDLFHAVERFLAEHL; encoded by the coding sequence ATGCCGCTCCCGCAGCCGATCTCGGTCGAGGACTTCTTCAGACCGCCTGTTCGCGCCGCCGCGAAGATCTCGCCCGACGGCACCAGGATCGCCTACCTCGCACCATGGCAGAACCGGCTCAACATCTGGGTGGAGAACGTCGACGGATCCGAAACCCGTTGCGTCACCGCCGACGAGAACCGCAGCATCTACATCTACGAGTGGACCGGGGATTCTCGCTGGCTGCTGTACATGCAGGACACAGGTGGCGACGAGTACTTCCACGTCTACCGCGCCGACCCCGACGACCCGGCCGCCACGGCTGTCGACCTCACGCCGTTTCCGGGTGTGCGTACGTCGTTCGAACTGCTCAAGGGTCGGCCCGGCAAGGTGATGGTGCAACTGAACAAGCGCACGTCCACGCTGATGGACGCCGCCGAACTCGACATCGCGACCGGTGAGTTGACGGAGCTCGCGCAGAACCCCGGCACCGTCACCAACTGGCAGGCCGGGCCCAACGGGGACCTGTTCACCTCGACGCAGACCGCCGAGGGCGACATCGAGATCGCCCGATGGGACAGCGCTGCAAAGACTTTGCGCACGATCGCGACTTATGACGGAGCCGACTACCCGCTGGGCATCCACCCGATATCGGTCAGCCCCGACGGCACCGGGCTGTGGTTCGGCTCGAACAAGGGCACCGACCGGACCCGCCTGGTGCGACTCGACGTCGCCACCGGTGAAGAGACCGAGGTGGACAGTCACCCGTCATTCGACCTCGCCACACAGGTGATGCTGCCGTTTCCGTTGATCCTCAGCGAAGCGACGGGTGAGCTGATCGGCGCCCGCTACTACGGGGAACGTCAGGTGATCCACGCGCTGGATCCGCAGTTCGCAGCGGTGCTGGAAGGTGTGAGCCGGCTCAACAGCGGCGACATCGGTTCTCTCTCGTCCGATAGCAGCGGAGCGCGTTGGGTGGTCAGCTTTTTCAGCGACCGCGATCCCGGCGTCACCTACTTCTACGACCACGCGACAGGACAGAGCCGCAAGTTGTTCCGGCCACACCCGCATCTCGATCCCGACACGCTGGCCCCGATGACGCCGGTGACCATCCCGGCACGCGACGGCCTGGACCTTCCGTCGTACCTGACGTTGCCGGTGGGCATCCCGCAGGAGAACCTGCCGATGGTCCTGCTGGTGCACGGCGGACCGTGGGCTCGCGACTGCTGGTATTACCAACCCGAGGTGCAACTGCTCGCCAACCGCGGATATGCGGTGCTGCAGGTCAACTTTCGCGGCTCGACCGGGTTCGGCAAGGCCTTCACCAAGGCCGCCATCGGCGAGTTCGCCGGCAAGATGCACGACGACCTGATAGACGCCGTGGACTGGGCGGTCAAGCAGGGCTACGCCGACCGGGACCGCGTCGCGATCTTCGGCGGTTCCTACGGCGGGTACGCCGCGCTGGTGGGCGTCACGTTCACCCCGGACGTGTTCGCCGCGGCCATCGACTACGTCGGCATCTCCAGCCTCGCGAACTTCATGCGCACGCTGCCGGACGTGGCGCGACCGTTCCTCGCCAACAACTGGCACCGCTACGTCGGCGACCACGACGACCCCGTGCAGGAGGCCGACATGCTCGCGCGGTCACCGATCACGCGCGTCGATCAGATCCGCGCGCCGCTGCTGGTGATCCAGGGCGCCAACGACACCCGCGTGGTGCAGGCCGAATCCGACAACCTCGTCGAGGCGCTGCGCGCCCGCGGCGTCGAGGTCGAGTACATGGTCAAAGACGACGAGGGCCACGGCTTCGTGAACCCCGAGAACCGCATCGACCTGTTCCATGCCGTCGAACGCTTCCTCGCCGAGCACCTTTGA
- the sucD gene encoding succinate--CoA ligase subunit alpha — MSIFLNKDSKVIVQGITGGEGTKHTALMLKAGTQIVGGVNARKAGTTVSHKDKDGNDIELPVFGSVAEAIKETGADVSIAFVPPAFSKDAIIEAIDAEIPLLVVITEGIPVQDTAYAWAYNVDKGQKTRIIGPNCPGIITPGEALVGITPNNITGKGPIGLVSKSGTLTYQMMYELRDFGFSTAIGIGGDPVIGTTHIDAIEAFEKDPETKVIVMIGEIGGDAEERAADYIKANVTKPVVGYVAGFTAPEGKTMGHAGAIVSGSSGTAAAKKEALEAAGVKVGKTPSETAKLAREILQSL; from the coding sequence ATGTCGATCTTTCTGAACAAGGACTCCAAGGTCATCGTCCAGGGCATCACCGGTGGTGAGGGAACCAAGCACACCGCGCTGATGCTCAAGGCCGGCACCCAGATCGTCGGTGGCGTGAACGCGCGCAAGGCCGGCACCACCGTGTCCCACAAGGACAAGGACGGCAACGACATCGAACTCCCGGTGTTCGGCAGTGTCGCCGAGGCCATCAAGGAGACCGGCGCCGACGTGTCGATCGCCTTTGTGCCGCCGGCCTTCTCGAAGGACGCCATCATCGAGGCCATCGACGCCGAGATCCCGCTGCTGGTGGTCATCACCGAGGGCATCCCGGTGCAGGACACCGCCTACGCGTGGGCCTACAACGTCGACAAGGGTCAGAAGACCCGCATCATCGGCCCCAACTGCCCCGGCATCATCACCCCCGGTGAGGCGCTGGTCGGCATCACGCCGAACAACATCACCGGCAAGGGCCCGATCGGTCTGGTGTCGAAGTCCGGCACGCTGACCTACCAGATGATGTACGAGCTGCGCGATTTCGGTTTCTCGACCGCCATCGGCATCGGCGGCGACCCGGTCATCGGCACCACCCACATCGACGCCATCGAGGCGTTCGAGAAGGACCCCGAGACCAAGGTCATCGTGATGATCGGCGAGATCGGCGGCGACGCCGAGGAGCGCGCGGCCGACTACATCAAGGCCAACGTCACCAAGCCGGTCGTCGGCTACGTCGCGGGCTTCACCGCCCCGGAGGGCAAGACCATGGGCCACGCCGGCGCCATCGTGTCGGGTTCGTCGGGCACCGCCGCGGCCAAGAAGGAGGCCCTTGAGGCCGCGGGCGTCAAGGTCGGCAAGACCCCGTCCGAGACCGCCAAGCTGGCCCGCGAGATCCTGCAGTCGCTGTAG
- the sucC gene encoding ADP-forming succinate--CoA ligase subunit beta, whose protein sequence is MDLFEYQAKELFAKHNVPTSPGRVTDSAEDAKTIAEEIGRPVMVKAQVKTGGRGKAGGVKYAATPDDAFTHANNILGLDIKGHVVKKLLVAEASDIAEEYYISFLLDRANRTYLAMCSVEGGMEIEEVAATKPERLAKVPVDAVKGVDLAFARSIAEQGHLPAEVLDAAAVTIQKLWEVFVKEDATLVEVNPLVRTPDDQILALDGKVTLDENAGFRQPGHAEFEDRDATDPLELKAKENDLNYVKLDGQVGIIGNGAGLVMSTLDVVAYAGENHGGVKPANFLDIGGGASAAVMAAGLDVILGDSQVKSVFVNVFGGITACDAVANGIVQALQILGDEANKPLVVRLDGNNVEEGRRILAEANHPLVIQAETMDAGADKAAELANK, encoded by the coding sequence ATGGATCTCTTCGAATACCAGGCGAAAGAGCTGTTCGCCAAGCACAACGTCCCGACATCACCCGGCCGGGTGACCGATTCCGCCGAGGACGCCAAGACGATCGCCGAGGAAATCGGCCGCCCCGTGATGGTGAAAGCCCAGGTCAAGACCGGTGGTCGCGGCAAGGCCGGTGGCGTGAAGTACGCAGCCACCCCCGATGACGCGTTCACTCACGCAAACAACATCCTCGGCCTCGACATCAAGGGCCACGTGGTCAAGAAGTTGCTCGTGGCCGAGGCGAGCGACATCGCCGAGGAGTACTACATCTCCTTCTTGCTCGATCGCGCCAACCGCACCTACCTGGCCATGTGCTCGGTCGAGGGTGGCATGGAGATCGAGGAAGTGGCCGCCACCAAGCCCGAGCGTCTCGCGAAGGTTCCTGTCGACGCCGTCAAGGGTGTCGACCTGGCGTTCGCCCGTTCGATCGCCGAGCAAGGCCACCTGCCCGCCGAGGTGCTCGACGCCGCCGCGGTGACCATCCAGAAGCTGTGGGAGGTGTTCGTCAAGGAGGACGCCACCCTGGTGGAGGTCAACCCGCTGGTGCGCACCCCCGACGATCAGATCCTCGCCCTCGACGGCAAGGTCACCCTCGACGAGAACGCCGGCTTCCGTCAGCCCGGCCACGCCGAGTTCGAGGACCGCGACGCCACCGATCCTCTTGAGCTCAAGGCCAAGGAGAACGACCTCAACTACGTCAAGCTCGACGGGCAGGTCGGCATCATCGGCAACGGCGCCGGTCTGGTCATGTCGACGCTGGACGTCGTCGCCTACGCGGGTGAGAACCACGGCGGCGTGAAGCCCGCCAACTTCCTGGACATCGGCGGTGGCGCCTCGGCCGCCGTGATGGCCGCGGGTCTGGACGTCATTCTGGGCGACAGCCAGGTCAAGAGCGTGTTCGTCAACGTCTTCGGTGGCATCACCGCGTGTGACGCCGTCGCCAACGGCATCGTGCAGGCCCTGCAGATCCTGGGCGACGAGGCCAACAAGCCGCTGGTCGTGCGTCTGGACGGCAACAACGTCGAAGAGGGCCGGCGCATCCTGGCCGAAGCCAACCACCCCCTGGTCATCCAGGCCGAGACCATGGACGCCGGTGCCGACAAGGCCGCCGAGCTGGCGAACAAGTAA
- a CDS encoding M23 family metallopeptidase, with protein MLQHRSSASLKGNPTNARERKSAQADDLDAAEVTDIIPFSEFSKAFDQFAALDTQISSAYDNLSAFEREARVIEAPELDDLNDTDDLEPVRLDIPSEFLADARDAGERSASRRKRNATHAYRDSHTDVSDGTAATDVIDMTGRRGAHRKETTGALKSRLMIAAVAAGATAAGAYSFGNGTEAQAADDTVLATGQTTVDGASVSGSNDGMQIVSVASNISSAVHAEEITKAAAFAQERAEREARLSRPLFVMPTKGVWTSGFGYRWGVLHGGIDIANSIGTPIYAASDGVVTDVGPTAGYGAWVKIRHSDGTVTLYGHINTWLVSVGERVMAGDQIATMGNRGYSTGPHLHFEVLTNGTNRIDPVGWLAKRGLSPGSYVG; from the coding sequence TTGTTGCAGCATCGTTCGTCCGCGTCCCTGAAGGGGAATCCGACGAACGCTCGCGAACGCAAGTCCGCCCAGGCCGACGACCTCGACGCCGCTGAAGTGACCGACATCATCCCGTTCAGCGAGTTCTCCAAGGCGTTCGACCAGTTCGCTGCTCTGGATACCCAAATCTCAAGCGCCTACGACAATTTGAGCGCTTTCGAGCGCGAGGCCCGCGTCATCGAGGCCCCTGAGCTCGACGATCTCAACGACACCGACGACCTCGAGCCGGTGCGTCTGGACATCCCGTCGGAGTTCCTGGCCGATGCCCGCGACGCCGGTGAGCGCAGCGCCTCACGCCGCAAGCGCAACGCCACCCACGCCTACCGCGACAGCCACACCGACGTCAGCGACGGCACCGCAGCAACCGACGTCATCGACATGACAGGCCGTCGCGGCGCTCACCGCAAAGAGACCACCGGCGCGCTCAAGAGCCGGCTGATGATCGCGGCGGTGGCCGCGGGCGCCACCGCCGCCGGTGCGTACTCGTTCGGGAACGGCACCGAGGCCCAGGCCGCCGACGACACCGTGCTGGCCACCGGCCAGACGACGGTCGACGGAGCCTCGGTCAGCGGTTCGAACGACGGCATGCAGATCGTCTCGGTCGCGTCGAACATCTCGTCGGCCGTGCACGCCGAGGAGATCACCAAGGCCGCCGCGTTCGCACAGGAGCGCGCCGAGCGTGAGGCCCGCCTTTCGCGCCCGCTGTTCGTGATGCCGACCAAAGGCGTGTGGACGTCGGGCTTCGGCTACCGCTGGGGCGTGCTGCACGGCGGCATCGACATCGCCAACTCGATCGGCACGCCGATCTACGCCGCGTCCGACGGCGTGGTCACCGACGTGGGCCCGACGGCCGGTTACGGCGCGTGGGTGAAGATCCGCCACTCCGACGGCACCGTCACGCTCTACGGTCACATCAACACGTGGCTCGTCAGCGTCGGCGAGCGCGTGATGGCGGGCGATCAGATCGCCACCATGGGCAACCGGGGCTACTCCACGGGTCCCCACCTGCATTTCGAGGTCCTGACCAACGGCACGAACCGGATCGATCCGGTCGGTTGGCTGGCCAAGCGCGGGCTCAGCCCGGGCAGCTATGTTGGCTGA